One genomic region from Salvia hispanica cultivar TCC Black 2014 chromosome 2, UniMelb_Shisp_WGS_1.0, whole genome shotgun sequence encodes:
- the LOC125208394 gene encoding ranBP2-type zinc finger protein At1g67325 isoform X1 produces MSQVDNRNSSAAKRARTDGGRREDDWTCPSCGNVNFSFRTTCNMRNCTQPRPADHNSKPAAKPVQAPQGYLSAPPYVGSGAPSSMYMRVPPYGSPVFNGTSAPPYDVPFSGGSSYHYNYGSRFSGGSPYRPLHISAPPPYSSGSVMRSGAVYGMPPPMMDQYGLSFPISPTMGPRPGFFPEERFPKAAADGSRGDVDWACPKCGNVNFSFRTVCNMRKCNTPKPGSQMQVFAKPVKNSKPDMPEGSWKCEQCNNINYPFRTKCNRQNCGADKPSDKKESPSETADAKDQ; encoded by the exons ATGTCTCAG gTTGATAACAGAAATTCTTCAGCTGCCAAACGTGCTCGAACCGATG GTGGGCGCAGGGAAGATGACTGGACCTGCCCGAGCTGTGGCAATGTGAACTTCTCTTTTAGAACAACTTGTAATATGCGTAACTGCACTCAGCCTAGGCCAGCTGATCATAACTCG AAACCTGCTGCAAAGCCAGTCCAAGCACCTCAGGGTTACTTATCGGCACCTCCATATGTTGGGTCTGGTGCACCTTCCTCCATGTACATGAGAGTCCCGCCATACGGATCTCCTGTGTTCAATGGAACATCTGCCCCTCCTTATGATGTTCCATTTTCTGGAGGTTCAAGTTATCATTATAATTATGGAAGTCGATTTTCAGGAGGTAGCCCATATCGGCCTTTACATATATCTGCACCGCCTCCATATTCAAGTGGATCAGTTATGCGAAGTG GTGCGGTGTATGGTATGCCACCGCCTATGATGGATCAGTATGGCCTGAGTTTCCCAATTAGCCCCACCATG GGTCCAAGGCCTGGATTTTTTCCTGAGGAGAGATTTCCGAAAGCTGCTGCTG ATGGATCTCGTGGTGACGTTGACTGGGCTTGTCCAAAATGTGGAAAtgtcaatttttcatttagaACAGTATGCAACATGAGGAAATGCAATACACCTAAGCCAGGATCTCAG ATGCAGGTTTTTGCCAAACCTGTCAAGAATTCAA AACCAGATATGCCAGAAGGAAGCTGGAAGTGCGAACAATGCAACAACATTAACTACCCTTTTAGGACGAAGTGCAACAGACAGAACTGTGGTGCTGATAAACCTTCAGATAAAAAGGAATCTCCATCAGAAACAGCTGATGCAAAAGATCAG TGA